The sequence GAACGCGTGGTAGCGCTCGCGGCGCCGGGCGAGTTCCTCGCGGCCCGCGTCCGTCAGGGTGTACGTCCGCACCGGGGGGCCGCCGCGCGCGGGGCTGGCCTCCTGGGCGCGCAGGAACCCGGCGCGTTCCAGGCGGTGCAGCGCGGGGTACAGACTTCCCGCGTTCAGGCGGATGTGCCCGTCCGTGCCGCTCTGGACGCGCGCGGCGATGTCCTGCCCGTAGCCGCCCTCGCGTTCGAGGACGCTCAGGAGGATCAGGTCGAGGTTGCCCTTGAAGAGGTTCGGATCCACGGGTATCAGAGTCCGATATCAGCATGTGATGCCGGTGAGCCGCTGGCCTCTCACAGCGGTTTCCAGTTCCATTGAAGGGCCAACACCACGCCCTTCAATTCCACTTCCAACCGCTGGTGTTGTCAGGCGCTCGCTCTGCGGCGCAGCTCTTCGAATCCGCTCGTTCAGGAGTATGGAAGGTACCTTCCATACTCCTGAATGCTGCTGTCGCCTCTGCACGCGACCGTACGGTCTGACCGGGCGGCCCCCTGCCATGCTGACCGCATGACCGCCCCGCCCGCCGACCTGCCCCTGGACCTCCCGGACGCGCAGCTGCCCGGCGTGCTCGGCGCCGCCCTGGCGGGCCTGTACACCGGCGAGCCGCGCCTGCCCGCCCGGCCCGGTGGGCGCGCGGCGGGACTGGCGGCGCTGCACGCCTGGACCGGCGCCGGGTACCGCGAGCGCAACCACCTGTCGGGGAACGTGTCGCGCCTGAGCATGTACCTGCGGCACGGCATGATCGGCATCCGCGAGGTCGCCGCGCACGCCCGCCACGTCCTGCGGGGCCGCGAGCGGGACGAGTTCCTGCGGCAGCTGACCTGGGGGGAGTTCTTCCGACTGGTGCTGCGGCAGGAGGGCGCGCGCGTGCTGGACAACTTGGAAGAACCCAAGTACCCCGCCCGCTGGACGGACGCGCTGCCGGACGACGTCCGCGTGGCGCGCACGGACCTGCCCTGCGTGGACGCCTGGGTCACGCATCTGATCCGGGACGGCTGGCTGCACAATCATGAGCGGCTGTGGTTCGCGGCGTACCTGATCCACTGGCGCGGGGTGCACTGGCGGGCTGGGTACGCCTTCTTCCGCGAGCATCTGCTCGACGGGGACATTGCCAGCAACGCCCTGTCGTGGCAGTGGGTGGCGAGCACCTTCAGCAACAAGCCGCACGTCATGAATCAGGAGAACATCGAGCGCTTCAGCGGGGGCCGCTGGTGCCGGGACTGCACCGCGGATTGCCCGTTCCGGGGTAGCTACGAGGAGCTGGAGGCGCGCCTGTTCAGCGGCCGCCTGACCGAGGAGGCCCCGACGCCCGATGACGCCGGGGACCCCCGCCGTGCCGCGCCAGCAGCAGAGGTGGCGGCCGCGCCGATCCAGCCGACCGGGCCGACCTCCCCGCGCGTGGTGTGGGTGCACGGGGACGGCCTGTCCGTGACGGACGCGGCCCTGAGCGCCTGCCCGGACGCCCCGGC comes from Deinococcus radiotolerans and encodes:
- a CDS encoding PadR family transcriptional regulator; this encodes MDPNLFKGNLDLILLSVLEREGGYGQDIAARVQSGTDGHIRLNAGSLYPALHRLERAGFLRAQEASPARGGPPVRTYTLTDAGREELARRRERYHAFDRALRGLW
- a CDS encoding FAD-binding domain-containing protein is translated as MTAPPADLPLDLPDAQLPGVLGAALAGLYTGEPRLPARPGGRAAGLAALHAWTGAGYRERNHLSGNVSRLSMYLRHGMIGIREVAAHARHVLRGRERDEFLRQLTWGEFFRLVLRQEGARVLDNLEEPKYPARWTDALPDDVRVARTDLPCVDAWVTHLIRDGWLHNHERLWFAAYLIHWRGVHWRAGYAFFREHLLDGDIASNALSWQWVASTFSNKPHVMNQENIERFSGGRWCRDCTADCPFRGSYEELEARLFSGRLTEEAPTPDDAGDPRRAAPAAEVAAAPIQPTGPTSPRVVWVHGDGLSVTDAALSACPDAPALFVFDRPFLSGTPIAFPRLAFMYQGVRDLAAARRAPTHARVGAVAGELAAFARAYGAGELHVTRNFTPEFTRILAGVRAAHPDLRLVVHDPERLTSYDGPVRRFFGFWKKVEREVLQSAPSPDAPQRGHR